The following is a genomic window from Colletotrichum lupini chromosome 5, complete sequence.
TCATGCTCCTCAATGCACCACAAATGCATCTATATATCGAATACCTACCTCTCAGCAGCCACAACGTAAGCTTTCTGGCTGAGTTCCCTAGGTGCTAGCAGCCACTCGAATAATCTCTAGTCGCCAGTCTGGACGTGCTTTCGAAGAAGACCTATGTCATGGTTTGACGCACACCCTTTCGCATGCACAATGTTGGGCCGGAGTGTCCCAGAAATGCAGGTTGCGAGCTGCAAACTGCCATGCCTCATAACTTCATGCACAAGGAGAGAAGCCAACGGTCACAGCAAACAAGCCGAAAGCCAATAGACTCTTGCAGATTCAGAGTACAATGGCACATGGCTGCGTCGATTCAACAACTCTCAACCTCGAACCGTCTGGTCTGCCGTCAAAACACCACCCCAATCCGCGTCGCCTGTCTCATCCTGCCCTCACCTGCGGATACCTACACCACCTTCAAAGACTTGTTCGATATGCTTCAAACTCAAAAGATTAACGGGCTCCGCCCACAATCAACATAGGACTGCGACAGATCCGCGGCCATCCCGTTCACACCATGGACCAATCAATGGCTCAGTTGCTGTTGGCTGTGCTGTCAAATAACACCTGGGCAGCGCATCAATCAAAGGCTCCAGTTGAGCCTTCAATTTGGCTGAGTATCCGTTCTCAGTATGGAGCGTCATCGTGGCATTCCACACAACAGACGGAAAGACAGGGCCACTTCGATCCTCCAGGCCCCTGCGTGACACCAGATCGCTGCCACAAAACCCCAATTGAGCCTCTACTCCGGAAACGCCTCGTGGACCGAGCTCTTCGTCTGCCTCCTTCTCGTGCGCGAACCCGCCGTCGCACCCGCAGCCGTAGCCAGCTCGCGCCTCGCCCTTCAGCAGGTCATCGCTACATGTTGCTTGCGGAAACACGTCCCCACTCGACGACGCCTCTTTCGTTGCTTCCATATCTAGCGGCTCGCCACGCAGCCACATCAAGTATTGGACCTTCCTCCATCTGCCATACGACGGCATTCTATCCGCGAAGAGCTTTGGCCAATGCTTCCGCTTTCGATAGGTAACAATGTTTTCTCTGCAGTCAAGCCTTCTTCCAACGCATGGCACAACCATGATGCCAGCTTTTTGTTTCGAATAGCGGGGGTCCTGGCCGAACACGTCCGCTCTCGGGGAAAGCATGTCACCCCCTGATTCATGCAATTGCAACGCCGCCAGTAGAACACGACTCTGGCAGTCTCTCGTCTTGCCCCAGGGTCGCATTCTGCTAGACTTTTTCCCCAACAATAATTCAGATCAGCATTACAGGCTCCAGTGGGAAAATGAGCGCTGATTCTGGTTGAAACCACAGCGCCACTTGCGGACCTCGATGGCAGGCAGTCAGCAGTACAGTCATCTTTCTCTCATGGCAAGCTTGAAAAAGCATCTCAATTCAAGTGCTGGGTGGGCACTATActgttttattaaaactgtATTCTTGTACTTGTGACtcagaaagaattaactttcttcGATAACAAGGTACTTAGAGCGCTGATTCTGCGGGCCGCTAAAGGGGACCTGCAGCATCGACGGAAGAGTCCCGCAGAAACGAATGCTCCAGTGGGCTGGGATCCTTCTTCATGATCCCGGGCCTCCTGGCGTGGCTCTTGCAAGGATGAGAGGAGCAGCTCGTTTTGTTCGACAGGGGGGCCGTTTGTGGATGGATTGCACAACTCGTGGCTTTTCTGACGGGGATCCTTGAACGTCGATGAGCCAGATCAACGCACGTTTCCTGAGCCGCACCTGCTTTGCCCAATACGTTCGAGAAGTAGCTGGCGCAACGCGAGCATGGACCTTACAAAGATCTTGGACCAAATGGACGGGACATCTTAGATTTTGCCTCTCGGAGACTTGACAGGAGCAAGAATGGACTCAGATGCGCTGCAAGAAGACTGCCGTCCGCGCCAGAGCCGCAGTCCAACGGAAGCTACACCAAGATCGAGTACTTCGCCGCCGGAAATTTTGTTGCAGCTTTCAAGGGTTGCTTGGGCCCTAGGGCTAGGTAGGCTCTCTGCCTTGTAGAAGCAACGGCCAAGGCTTTACCAGAGCCAGCACAACTGGGCAAGTCCTTCAACAAAGATATCAGCCCATATTACTCTTGACATCGCCCGAGATGGTGCGGTCTCGACGTCTCAAGAAGCCCTGTTGACGAGAGCGCCTTTCACCACGTGGCGACGAAGTCCCTGCCGGATGCGGGCGTTCAGAATGAATATGGCTGAACAAACAGGTCACCGCCAGACCACCCCTCAGACGGTTATATCACGGTGTAAAGGGCAACAAAGACGACGGTAAAGCAAAGTAGTCGAATGAGCAGATGGCGTGTAGGATGGTGGAACTAATTTTCAGATCCGTCTAATGGCAAGCCGCGATCCGAAGGAGTGGTATGATGGACGACAGAAAACCGCCAGATGGGTTAGTCGCACAGGACAGGCCCCCGGAGGCAAGCAACAGGTACAACCAGACTCCACGAGAGGCAGAAGTGCCCGCAGATTGACCTCAAACACTTTGAAGTAAACTTTGGAATGGGAAGCTCTGTCACGCGCTGCACCGCATGGACTAGCATCCTGCACCAAACGTTTTGTTTCTCCCAATTGGGTTCAAGGTTTCTGCACAGGCGTCTGGCATGGCATTGCATCAGCCATAATGGGACTCGATTGGATATTACAGACACCGCTCTCGGTAGAGACGTTGCATGTTATGAAAGAGTTTTTTTTCCTCATGTCTGGTCTCGGGACTGGCCCTGCCAAAGGCGATTATGGTTCATGCAGGATCAAAGCAACATCGATGGGTTCAGGACTGCGATGGTAGACGATGTTTTGGTGTGTGATTGCTGATCATTGTGTTAACAGTGCCCATCGCTCTCACCCTCGTTCCTGGTGGGTAGGGGAAGCTGAGGGAGCTGAGGTGATGGAGGCTGAACATTGTTTTACACTCAAGATGCCAGACCTTCAAGCTGGCATTTATTTTCCGATAAGAAGGTTCTTTGATGATGGCGGCTGCGACAGGAGAGATGAGACGATATGGCCTGCAACACGCTGTATCACAGTTGCAAAGTTTCCTGCTTCTTTTCCAACACCCATACTCAACGACATGTACAGCAAGGGACAAAAAGAGGCACAGTCGCGATGCAGTTGGAGACGGTGGGCAGTGGGTTTCTATGTCTTGCATAACCGAAGGCCAATAACTTTCGACCTCGGCACGTAGTGCGAGGCCGTCGCTCGGTCGCGGCAGCTGGTGCAAACCACGGCGGCCGGCAGCATGAAAATAACCATGGCATTGGTGAGAAACGGGAAAGGCGTACTTTTGTATGGACTTGGGTGAGGATGGGCCCATGCCGGGCCTATATCTTTACATCGGCGAAGGGTTCATAGCTGGGCTCAGCCAATTCTTGACCGGCACGCGCAGGTCTTGTCTCAGGCGGCAGGCAGGTTCTTCGGGTTGTGTCTCGCTAACGCTGAAGAATCGAACCGCTTAGTGAGCGTACTTGTCAATTAGCTCGCCAAACTGACCCAGCCTGCTGTGGATAACATCTGTGGGCGAGTTCCTCAGCCTCGACCAAAGTCCGAAGACTTACTGTTTGACTTTGTCTGGGTAAGGTCCATCGCAGCCTACTACCTCAGCACGGTCTGTGGGGCAGGCTGATGTCTTGACTTCATAGGGTACGGATCCCTAGGTACGGATTACCTACACTCACTATTTAACTCCATCGTTTTGCATTACTAGAGGATTGCTACAGTACATATAGACGCTATCCAGCCCTCGAATTCCgtactatttaaccttaaccctttttataaattacttatctTTTCCTCTATTCTAccctttcttttattaaaaaatcgctaaaatcgtaattttaatagcttattaataagctaatattactatttaaaaataaataacttatacttatatataaatattaaaagttttattattataaaaataataataaatatattagagtacttaaaagagctttttaataaacttttaatattatttaaaataataatccttaagctataaaaaaaagccgaggtactatattaatatagccttattcgttttattaatattaataataccttttttaatataaaatatattaataatattttatagttatattattatactttataaatcgtatttaatattaataaggattttaatattatttttcaatttattttttagttttttaattaaaaccgttattatagggttagtttagttattaatatcttagtaagtattttaacttaacttagaggtttttatagtttttaaatagaggtttttaagggatttataattagactttttatttattataaataaagctattataattaaagctataatattatttataagcctcgataataagtaattaataatataattttttttataataagcttaaaaaagtatcttaatttaagtactaagtaagtactatactattttattaaaactatattcttatacttataacttagaaagaattaactttctttaataataaggtacttaggaTTACTTACACTATCTACTTGACTACGGATACCCAGTTGCAAAAGGATAGTTCCGTTTCATCTCGTCTCGTCTATCAGTAGGCGGGATGTCAAAACCAAATAAGCTGTTACATCTGACGGGTGGTGGAGAGATGATCTTTACTGTCTTGATCCGGCGACAACCGGGCGAGACATGGACGCTGTTGATTGCCGGTGAGCAGGTGGAGCAGGGAGGCGAGGTCTGTGGGGGACTGTTCGGATTTGACATGCCGTTCAGTATCAAGAAAAGCAGCAAGCAGCAAGCGAGAGACGCAGAGGAAGAAACAAGAAgacaaaaggaaaagagggaCAAAACCAAAGAGGTTTGGGCTGTTGATCCTGGCTCGCCACGTTTTCTGCAAAGGCACGTCGCACGTCGCACGTCGCACGTCGTACGCCGCATATTCCTTCTCCGTGCCTGTAGTATGCGTACAGCAGCGGATAGCGGATAATTCCCTCAGGGCTTGTTGGCTCTGGGAAGTGGCCCGCAAAGCCGATGACGAAGGTCGGAGTGAAGCTCTGGACAAGGCTCAGTCCGAAAGCCCAGAGGACTCAGACTCCCGGTTCCAAATTCACAAGCATGAAATCCTGGTTTGGCTTCGTGTCGTCGGTAGCACCGGCCAACAAGTGCTCCCTTCGCGATAAGCGTCGTTGTTGGTGTGCAACGGACCGACTGGGCAGGAAGAGTTGGGCCGGCATATGGGGTTGACAGGCTGCATTCGTGAGACAGCCCGCGAAGGAAGGGATAGACGGTCTGGGAATCTCTGGGCTGTCAATCGTCCAGGTCGGATTGCTAATCGTTCAACCCAGAGCCATGGGAACATGGCATTTGTGTGCACCCGGATAATGGATCGGTCCATGACTCTGGTTGGTATTATTACTGTTGACAATGTCGAATACGACGGACGTGCTCGGCCTGGCAGGGCAATTAAAGGCAAGGTCACGAATGTATTGTGCTGGTATTAAGACACTGATGTGGGCAGAGTCAGGAACCTGACTGACGCACTGACATGAACAGGATCGAAGTGCGTCTGGTGATGGTGAGAGAGATTGAGGAAATCTCGATGCTCCATTCAAAGTGCCATCTGGTGGGCTTTGGCCAACGAGCCAATAGGCCTCACCGTGAGTTGTCCGTGGTGCACTGGAAAATTGGAGCCCCGAATTTTCAAAACGAGGCCACCCCCGGAGCCACAAAAATTTTCTTGCagcgccttttttttttttttttttttcgctCGCCTTGCCCGCACCAACGCTTGTTGACGGCGGGGGAGCGCGCGCGCACCTTCCATGGGTACTGGTACAGATTCTCTCTCTGCAGGCCCAGCACACACCGCACATCGGCAGGCCAACCACACAACACCTCTTCTCTCCCACGACGTCAACGCACATTTTGATATCAGACAATCTCAGCTTTTCCATCCTGGCTTTTCTTCGTCATATAACACCCCTCCCTTCTCAACTACTACGCCTGCACCAGCATCATCTATCTCGATTGCTTGTGCCTCTGCCGACCTGTCGATATCTACACAATCTACACAGTAGCCCTGCCAAACCCCCGTCTACCGTCAAAATGAGCGAAATTGCCCATCCTACCATCCAAGGTTCGTGCGGTCCAATCCCCGTCtttccatccatccatccatccctcCCCTCCCTTACTCAAGCAGATCTCTGTCCGTTGTTGTGTGTTTGTCTGTTTGTCTGTCTGCCTTTCTGTCTGCGGCTGCCCGGCACCCGTCTGCTATCGTTGGCATTGGGTGTatgctacttattactctgTCCTGCTGGTCGATGCTCATTACTGGCTCTTCCGACCTCTGTACGCACCCGTCTCAGAATACCCCGCCATACGAAAAATGTCTTGAGCGCCCCGCCTGTCGTCACCCTGGGGCCCTTGGGAACCTTGGGGGGGTTTCTTCGCTAAGAGCCCACGCAACGGAAGACGGAGAATATCGCAACCGGGAAGCGGGCCCCTTCATTGGCTCAATTGGCAGACGGACTTTGTGCCGTGCGGACTGCCTGCATCTGGTCAATCGTCAACGAAACCTCCCGCAACTATTGACGGGTGGCTTATCCGTCCTCTTCCGGGTCCCCTAAAAACACCTTCAGCCCTGGCTCCTCCACCGTCTGAGCGCGCATGCGCTATTCTTCATGCCACTTTCGGTTAAGCAATTCGTCAGGAGAAACCGAGAAACCTCGTCTCTTGGTTTTGCAGATCGTTTATTGAATACGGCATACCTCTCTTGCTGAGGTGACATTTGTACATTGCAAATATGCCGGCTTATGGCTGCTCCGGGCACGGCACTTTTCGGGATCGGCAATGACACAGAACACACAGACAGACTGACTGACAAAAGTGGATGCGACAAGATGATGCTCTTTTTTGGAAACAAATGAGATGAACGAGTCGAGACCGCGCGCTAACCTGATGAAATGATGTACAGATGGCTGGTTCCGTGAGATCTCCAACATGTGGCCCGGTAAGTCACCCACACCCCCTCAACTCAAGCATCGTGAGGATGAGAGGACCCCGGGCATGCTGACAACCTGCCACAGGCCAGGCCATGACCCTCAAGGTCAAGAAGGTCATTCACCACGAGAAGTCCCAGTACCAGGATGTCCTCATCTTCGAGTCCACCGACTACGGCATGGTCCTGGTCCTGGACAACGTCATCCAGGCCACCGAGCGTGACGAGTTCTCCTACCAGGAGATGATTACCCACCTGGCCATGAACTCCCACCCCAACCCCAAGAAGGTCCTCgtcatcggcggcggcgacggcggtgTCCTCCGCGAAGTCGTCAAGCACGAGTGCGTCGAGGAGGCCATCCTCTGCGACATTGACGAGGCCGTCATCCGCCTGTCCAAGCAGTACCTCCCCAACATGGCCGTCGGCTTCGACCACCCCAAGTCCAAGACCCACGTCGGCGACGGCTTCAAGTTCCTTGAGGAGTACAAGAACACCTTTGACGTTATCATCACCGAC
Proteins encoded in this region:
- a CDS encoding spermidine synthase; translated protein: MSEIAHPTIQDGWFREISNMWPGQAMTLKVKKVIHHEKSQYQDVLIFESTDYGMVLVLDNVIQATERDEFSYQEMITHLAMNSHPNPKKVLVIGGGDGGVLREVVKHECVEEAILCDIDEAVIRLSKQYLPNMAVGFDHPKSKTHVGDGFKFLEEYKNTFDVIITDSSDPEGPAESLFQKPYFQLLHDALREGGVITTQGSENQWLHMPLISKLKKDCKEIFPVAEYAYTTIPTYPSGQIGFMVCTKDAGRNVKEPLRKWSAEEEEKLCKYYNADIHKAAFVLPNFAKKALE